The following proteins come from a genomic window of Coffea arabica cultivar ET-39 chromosome 11c, Coffea Arabica ET-39 HiFi, whole genome shotgun sequence:
- the LOC113716722 gene encoding SUPPRESSOR OF GAMMA RESPONSE 1-like isoform X2, with protein sequence MARPSWLVDSNRIATKIRSASGASNLQQVNWTSNPTKTCPNCQHVIDNSDVTQEWPGLPRGVKFDPSDQEIIWHLLGKVGIENMKPHPFIEEFIPTVNEDDGICYTHPQNLPGVKQDGSVAHFFHRAIKAYNTGTRKRRKILGDSSGDVRWHKTGRTKPVHLDCIQKGCKKIMVLYLSPVRGGKPEKTNWVMHQYHLGTEEDEREGEYVISKVFYQQQQVKQNEKAEVEVPEDDASIVKVDPVTPKSVTPEPPRTESHFPDCDAQESVLPAAQHHGVVCMEDEVRPPSDQPNCEDPVTAVDLADQQDDKTDNDAGEKREWWDSESQYLLDSQQLVEALSLCDEFLRSQSPNRDGDKNEQELKPKPRLADYAHLGPEHLKKDLEECQDLVLDPVNLELDTPPDFRLSQLEFASQDSFISWGGNKSADIEEHGT encoded by the exons ACCATCGTGGCTGGTTGATAGTAACAGAATTGCAACCAAAATTAGGAGTGCATCTGGCGCAAGTAATCTGCAACAAGTTAACTGGACAAGCAATCCTACAAAAACTTGCCCAAATTGTCAGCATGTCATTGACAATAGCGAT GTCACCCAAGAGTGGCCGGGATTACCTCGAGGGGTAAAGTTTGatccatctgatcaagaaattaTTTGGCATTTACTTGGAAAAGTTGGAATTGAAAATATGAAGCCCCATCCTTTTATTGAAGAATTTATTCCAACTGTTAATGAAGATGATGGAATCTGCTATACCCATCCTCAAAATTTGCCTG GTGTTAAACAGGATGGAAGTGTAGCACACTTTTTTCACAGGGCAATCAAAGCTTATAATACTGGAACTAGAAAACGTCGAAAGATACTTGGTGACAGTTCTGGAGATGTTCGTTGGCATAAGACTggtcggacaaagcctgttcatttggattgtatacaaAAAGGATGTAAAAAAATTATGGTGCTGTATCTTAGCCCAGTAAGAGGTGGCAAGCCAGAGAAGACTAATTGGGTGATGCACCAGTATCACCTTGGTACAGAGGAAGATGAAAGGGAGGGAGAATATGTTATCTCCAAGGTCTTTTATCAGCAGCAACAGGTCAAGCAGAATGAAAAGGCTGAAGTAGAAGTTCCAGAAGATGATGCCTCGATTGTCAAGGTAGATCCTGTTACTCCCAAGTCTGTGACCCCTGAACCACCTCGTACTGAAAGCCACTTCCCTGATTGTGATGCCCAAGAATCTGTTCTTCCAGCGGCTCAG CATCATGGTGTGGTTTGCATGGAAGATGAGGTTAGACCTCCAAGCGACCAGCCCAATTGTGAAGATCCTGTCACTGCTGTGGATCTTGCTGATCAACAGGATGATAAAACCGACAATGATGCTGGTGAGAAGAGAGAGTGGTGGGATAGTGAATCACAATACTTGCTAGACTCACAGCAACTTGTAGAAGCACTATCTTTATGTGATGAGTTTCTACGGAGCCAATCTCCAAACAGAGATGGAGATAAAAATGAGCAAGAATTAAAACCCAAACCTCGTCTTGCTGATTATGCCCACTTAGGACCTGAACATTTGAAGAAAGATTTAGAAGAGTGCCAAGATCTGGTCCTTGATCCAGTAAACCTGGAGCTAGATACACCTCCTGACTTCCGGTTGAGCCAGCTT GAATTTGCATCTCAGGATAGTTTTATATCATGGGGTGGAAACAAATCTGCTGACATTGAGGAGCACGGTACTTGA
- the LOC113716722 gene encoding SUPPRESSOR OF GAMMA RESPONSE 1-like isoform X1, whose product MARPSWLVDSNRIATKIRSASGASNLQQVNWTSNPTKTCPNCQHVIDNSDVTQEWPGLPRGVKFDPSDQEIIWHLLGKVGIENMKPHPFIEEFIPTVNEDDGICYTHPQNLPGVKQDGSVAHFFHRAIKAYNTGTRKRRKILGDSSGDVRWHKTGRTKPVHLDCIQKGCKKIMVLYLSPVRGGKPEKTNWVMHQYHLGTEEDEREGEYVISKVFYQQQQVKQNEKAEVEVPEDDASIVKVDPVTPKSVTPEPPRTESHFPDCDAQESVLPAAQHHGVVCMEDEVRPPSDQPNCEDPVTAVDLADQQDDKTDNDAGEKREWWDSESQYLLDSQQLVEALSLCDEFLRSQSPNRDGDKNEQELKPKPRLADYAHLGPEHLKKDLEECQDLVLDPVNLELDTPPDFRLSQLEFASQDSFISWGGNKLQEFASQDSFISWGGNKSADIEEHGT is encoded by the exons ACCATCGTGGCTGGTTGATAGTAACAGAATTGCAACCAAAATTAGGAGTGCATCTGGCGCAAGTAATCTGCAACAAGTTAACTGGACAAGCAATCCTACAAAAACTTGCCCAAATTGTCAGCATGTCATTGACAATAGCGAT GTCACCCAAGAGTGGCCGGGATTACCTCGAGGGGTAAAGTTTGatccatctgatcaagaaattaTTTGGCATTTACTTGGAAAAGTTGGAATTGAAAATATGAAGCCCCATCCTTTTATTGAAGAATTTATTCCAACTGTTAATGAAGATGATGGAATCTGCTATACCCATCCTCAAAATTTGCCTG GTGTTAAACAGGATGGAAGTGTAGCACACTTTTTTCACAGGGCAATCAAAGCTTATAATACTGGAACTAGAAAACGTCGAAAGATACTTGGTGACAGTTCTGGAGATGTTCGTTGGCATAAGACTggtcggacaaagcctgttcatttggattgtatacaaAAAGGATGTAAAAAAATTATGGTGCTGTATCTTAGCCCAGTAAGAGGTGGCAAGCCAGAGAAGACTAATTGGGTGATGCACCAGTATCACCTTGGTACAGAGGAAGATGAAAGGGAGGGAGAATATGTTATCTCCAAGGTCTTTTATCAGCAGCAACAGGTCAAGCAGAATGAAAAGGCTGAAGTAGAAGTTCCAGAAGATGATGCCTCGATTGTCAAGGTAGATCCTGTTACTCCCAAGTCTGTGACCCCTGAACCACCTCGTACTGAAAGCCACTTCCCTGATTGTGATGCCCAAGAATCTGTTCTTCCAGCGGCTCAG CATCATGGTGTGGTTTGCATGGAAGATGAGGTTAGACCTCCAAGCGACCAGCCCAATTGTGAAGATCCTGTCACTGCTGTGGATCTTGCTGATCAACAGGATGATAAAACCGACAATGATGCTGGTGAGAAGAGAGAGTGGTGGGATAGTGAATCACAATACTTGCTAGACTCACAGCAACTTGTAGAAGCACTATCTTTATGTGATGAGTTTCTACGGAGCCAATCTCCAAACAGAGATGGAGATAAAAATGAGCAAGAATTAAAACCCAAACCTCGTCTTGCTGATTATGCCCACTTAGGACCTGAACATTTGAAGAAAGATTTAGAAGAGTGCCAAGATCTGGTCCTTGATCCAGTAAACCTGGAGCTAGATACACCTCCTGACTTCCGGTTGAGCCAGCTT GAATTTGCATCTCAGGATAGTTTTATATCATGGGGTGGAAACAAATTGCAGGAATTTGCATCTCAGGATAGTTTTATATCATGGGGTGGAAACAAATCTGCTGACATTGAGGAGCACGGTACTTGA